GACGAGGTTGCTCCCGTTACCGCTGGAGCCTTCAACCTTGGTCTTGCCGACGCCGGCGATGTCGACTTCAACGTCGCTGAACTTGATGAGGCCGTAGGTCGCGCCGAGGTCGAGGTTCACCTTGGGCGAGAGGCGAATCAGGACGCCGCCGCCGCCATTGACCTGCGCGCCGCTGGCGCTCGCCGAGACCGCGGTCCCGTTCACATCCAGGTCGAGTGACTGTTGCAGGAAGGCCAGTCGCGCCGACAGGTACGGGGCAAACTGCGAGCTGCCGACGTCGAGGACTCGGCGAGGTTCGAAGAAGATCCCGGACAGGGTCACGGTCTCTTCGCCGAGCGTGGCGTCATCGAACTTGTGGGACGATCCCTGCAGCCCGAAGCCGTATGACCAGGCGCTGGGGGTGATGCGGAACTGCGCCTCGAGCCCGACGCCGCTCTTGAGGCCATCGTAGGCCTCGCCGAAGGTACCGACGAAGATACCGGACGCCTGCACCGAGTAGCGCTGGGCCGACTGGGCCGCGGCGGCGGTGGGGAGCGTGG
This DNA window, taken from Gemmatimonadaceae bacterium, encodes the following:
- a CDS encoding outer membrane beta-barrel protein; the encoded protein is MHLPSINARPRRMLAALATLSLAALTTLPTAAAAQSAQRYSVQASGIFVGTFGEAYDGLKSGVGLEAQFRITPSAWSYGFGLQGSSHKFDDATLGEETVTLSGIFFEPRRVLDVGSSQFAPYLSARLAFLQQSLDLDVNGTAVSASASGAQVNGGGGVLIRLSPKVNLDLGATYGLIKFSDVEVDIAGVGKTKVEGSSGNGSNLVLRAGLAIGIK